A genomic region of Bernardetia sp. ABR2-2B contains the following coding sequences:
- a CDS encoding ATP-binding cassette domain-containing protein — protein MITVKNIEKAFNGKEILKGISAEFKQGVTNLIIGSSGTGKSVLLKCTVGLIKPDKGSIFYDGKDLYESDREQQRAIREEIGMLFQGSALFDSMTVEQNVRFPLDMRSRGMSDADKLERVNFCLKRVGLEGSNDKKPAEISGGMMKRVGIARAIVMNPKYLFCDEPNSGLDPQTSIMIDNLILEITEEYNMTTIVVTHDMNSVMEIGKNIVFLSKGHKEWEGTKEQIVHSDVESLNDFVFSNSLMVAYKKSEEERANR, from the coding sequence GTGATTACAGTAAAAAATATAGAAAAAGCTTTTAACGGAAAAGAAATCTTGAAAGGAATTAGTGCCGAATTCAAACAAGGCGTTACTAATCTAATCATTGGCTCAAGTGGAACAGGAAAAAGTGTTCTTTTAAAGTGTACAGTCGGACTGATAAAACCAGATAAAGGTTCTATTTTTTATGATGGAAAGGATTTGTATGAATCAGATAGAGAACAACAAAGAGCCATAAGAGAAGAAATAGGAATGCTTTTTCAAGGAAGTGCGCTCTTTGATTCGATGACGGTAGAACAAAACGTACGTTTCCCTTTAGATATGCGTAGTAGAGGAATGAGCGATGCTGACAAATTAGAACGTGTTAATTTTTGCTTAAAAAGAGTAGGGTTAGAAGGTTCAAACGATAAAAAACCTGCTGAAATTAGTGGTGGAATGATGAAACGTGTAGGTATTGCTAGAGCGATTGTTATGAATCCAAAATATCTTTTTTGTGATGAACCCAACTCTGGACTTGATCCACAGACGTCCATTATGATTGATAATTTGATTTTAGAAATTACAGAAGAGTATAACATGACAACTATCGTAGTAACTCATGATATGAATTCGGTAATGGAAATTGGTAAAAATATCGTCTTTTTAAGTAAAGGTCATAAAGAATGGGAAGGAACAAAAGAACAAATCGTACATTCAGATGTAGAATCTTTGAATGATTTTGTATTCTCCAACTCACTAATGGTAGCCTACAAAAAAAGTGAAGAAGAAAGAGCAAACCGATAA